From the Psychrobacillus sp. FSL K6-4046 genome, one window contains:
- a CDS encoding aspartate carbamoyltransferase catalytic subunit — MKNLVSMKELSVEQIIAILEQAEAFRTGAASTLKNKYTMANLFFEPSTRTKMSFEMAERRLPIDVLPFEAGFSSTLKGETLYDTVKVLEAIGLDALVIRHEQNNYFEELIGNVKPAIINGGDGTGNHPTQSLLDIFTIWQEFGTLEDKIVTIVGDIVHSRVARSNAQALTRLGATVQFVCPPEWQGEFETINSFEEAIETSDVLMMLRVQHERHDGLASFSKEAYNKSYGLTVNRERRMKDGAIIMHPAPFNRDVEIASELVECERSRIFKQMENGVYIRMAVIEMILKGRE, encoded by the coding sequence ATGAAAAATTTAGTCTCAATGAAGGAATTATCTGTAGAACAAATAATTGCAATATTAGAACAAGCCGAAGCATTCCGAACAGGCGCAGCCTCTACTTTAAAAAATAAATATACAATGGCAAATCTCTTTTTTGAGCCGAGCACTAGAACTAAGATGAGCTTTGAAATGGCAGAAAGAAGGCTCCCAATCGATGTGCTGCCGTTTGAAGCTGGATTTTCAAGCACGTTAAAAGGTGAAACATTATATGACACAGTAAAGGTACTGGAAGCTATAGGACTTGATGCACTAGTTATAAGACATGAGCAAAACAACTATTTTGAAGAGCTGATAGGTAATGTAAAGCCTGCAATCATTAACGGCGGAGATGGCACTGGAAATCATCCGACTCAAAGTCTGTTAGATATTTTTACGATCTGGCAGGAGTTTGGTACTTTAGAGGATAAAATTGTCACGATAGTAGGGGACATAGTGCATAGCAGGGTGGCAAGGTCTAATGCTCAAGCTCTTACTAGACTAGGAGCTACCGTTCAATTTGTCTGTCCTCCTGAGTGGCAAGGAGAATTTGAAACTATTAATAGTTTTGAGGAAGCGATAGAAACAAGTGATGTATTAATGATGCTTCGCGTACAACATGAACGTCACGATGGTTTGGCTTCTTTTTCAAAGGAAGCGTACAACAAGTCTTATGGCCTTACAGTAAATCGGGAACGAAGGATGAAAGATGGAGCAATCATTATGCACCCTGCCCCTTTTAACCGTGACGTGGAAATAGCTAGTGAATTAGTAGAGTGTGAACGTTCTAGAATTTTTAAGCAAATGGAAAATGGTGTTTATATCCGAATGGCTGTTATCGAGATGATCTTAAAAGGGAGAGAATAA
- a CDS encoding solute carrier family 23 protein: protein MSKAILDVNDKPTGGQLITLSFQHMFAMFGSTILVPQLVGLSPAIALLTSGIATIIFLMITRFQVPAYLGSSFAFIAPILVASNGLNESTGKAIDPGNAMIGAVFVGLVYGVVSLIIWKSGYKWIMKLLPPIVVGPVIMVIGLGLAGVAVDMAMNITNVETGLKEYSFLHFSAALVTLFTAIICTIFFKNIISTMPILIGLVVGYLYSILIGIVDFTPVKEASLLALPDFLIPGVHYDFEVTSRILLIMVPIVIVTISEHIGHQLVLGKVVNRDYIKEPGLHRSLLGDGLGTFASALIGGPPKTTYGENIGVLAITRVYSVYVIMGAAVIAILLSFFGKGMALITTIPTAVLGGVSILLFGIIASSGLRMLVEANIDFGNSRNLVIASVILVIGIGGAKFIVTEALSVEGMALAAIVGVVLNWILPGKKEAQASGNETIE from the coding sequence ATGTCAAAGGCAATATTAGATGTAAATGACAAGCCTACAGGTGGACAGCTGATTACTTTAAGCTTTCAGCACATGTTTGCAATGTTTGGCTCAACAATATTAGTACCTCAGCTTGTAGGGTTAAGTCCCGCTATCGCATTGCTAACCAGTGGTATAGCAACTATCATTTTTTTAATGATAACCAGATTTCAAGTACCAGCGTATCTTGGTTCCTCCTTTGCTTTTATAGCGCCTATACTAGTTGCTTCAAATGGATTAAATGAATCAACAGGTAAAGCTATAGACCCGGGAAATGCCATGATTGGAGCAGTATTCGTCGGTTTGGTATATGGTGTAGTGTCACTGATCATTTGGAAGAGTGGCTATAAGTGGATTATGAAGCTATTACCACCAATCGTTGTTGGTCCGGTAATCATGGTTATTGGTCTTGGATTAGCAGGAGTAGCAGTGGACATGGCCATGAATATTACAAATGTAGAAACTGGTTTAAAAGAATATAGCTTTTTACATTTTTCAGCAGCGCTAGTGACATTGTTTACAGCAATCATTTGTACAATCTTTTTTAAAAATATTATTAGCACAATGCCAATTTTAATAGGCTTAGTAGTTGGATATCTCTACTCTATCCTCATTGGTATTGTAGATTTTACACCAGTTAAAGAGGCTAGCTTACTAGCGTTACCTGATTTCTTAATACCAGGTGTTCATTATGACTTTGAAGTTACTTCTAGAATCTTGCTCATTATGGTACCAATTGTCATTGTTACTATTTCGGAACATATTGGCCACCAATTAGTATTAGGGAAGGTAGTTAATAGAGACTACATCAAAGAACCAGGTTTACATCGATCTCTTCTAGGGGATGGTCTTGGAACATTTGCTAGTGCCTTAATCGGCGGACCTCCAAAGACAACCTATGGTGAAAATATTGGGGTATTGGCAATTACTCGCGTATATAGTGTGTATGTCATAATGGGTGCGGCTGTGATCGCTATACTACTGTCTTTCTTTGGTAAAGGCATGGCTCTAATCACAACGATACCTACTGCAGTACTCGGTGGAGTATCGATCCTTCTATTCGGAATTATCGCTTCTAGCGGATTGCGAATGCTAGTAGAGGCAAATATTGATTTTGGGAATAGCAGAAATCTAGTTATTGCGTCGGTAATCCTTGTAATCGGTATAGGTGGAGCTAAATTTATTGTTACAGAGGCTTTGAGTGTGGAAGGTATGGCACTAGCAGCAATCGTTGGTGTAGTTTTAAACTGGATACTACCAGGTAAAAAAGAAGCACAAGCATCAGGTAACGAGACAATAGAATAA
- the pyrR gene encoding bifunctional pyr operon transcriptional regulator/uracil phosphoribosyltransferase PyrR has product MEEKASILDEQAINRALTRIAHEIIERNKGIEECILVGIKTRGTYLAQRLAERIEKIEGKPIKTGELDITLYRDDLSIKSASNEPLVQQVDISHDVTNKKVILVDDVLFTGRTVRAAMDAVMDIGRPSQIQLAVLIDRGHRELPIRADYVGKNIPTSSSEKIVVKVTETDKIDAVTIFE; this is encoded by the coding sequence ATGGAAGAAAAAGCAAGTATTCTAGATGAACAAGCCATTAACAGGGCACTTACTCGAATTGCACATGAAATAATTGAACGGAACAAAGGAATTGAAGAATGTATATTAGTAGGCATAAAAACTAGAGGTACATATCTAGCACAAAGACTGGCTGAGAGAATCGAAAAAATTGAAGGCAAACCAATCAAAACGGGTGAATTGGATATTACATTATATCGAGACGATTTATCAATCAAAAGCGCTTCTAATGAGCCTTTAGTACAGCAAGTAGATATTTCTCATGATGTAACGAACAAAAAAGTAATTTTAGTAGATGATGTGCTATTTACAGGAAGAACAGTTCGAGCGGCAATGGACGCAGTAATGGATATAGGTCGACCCTCTCAAATACAGTTGGCTGTTTTGATCGATAGAGGACATAGAGAGCTACCAATTCGAGCGGATTATGTTGGCAAGAACATTCCTACCTCTAGCAGTGAAAAAATAGTAGTTAAAGTTACAGAGACAGACAAAATAGATGCTGTAACAATCTTTGAATAA
- a CDS encoding RluA family pseudouridine synthase, protein MEELTFIIEKEQEKERIDKAIASFDTDWSRTQIQNFIKDGSVLVNNEPAKTSYKVKEGDVIIVTPPEVVELDIVAENLNLEIVYEDEDVLVVYKPRGMVVHPAPGHLSGTLVNGLMHQIKDLSGINGVLRPGIVHRIDKDTTGLLMVAKNDVAHVSLVDQLVKKTVTRKYTALVHGHIAHDKGTIDAPIGRDKKERQNMAVVDNGKHAVTHFRVLERFNKYTLVECQLETGRTHQIRVHMKYIGYPLAGDPKYGPKKTLNFNGQVLHAGVLGFIQPRTGEYLEFSYPLPEDFTDLLQDLRKTALPKEE, encoded by the coding sequence ATGGAAGAATTAACGTTTATTATTGAAAAGGAACAAGAAAAAGAGAGAATTGATAAAGCAATTGCTTCTTTTGATACAGACTGGTCTCGTACACAAATTCAAAATTTTATAAAAGATGGTAGTGTATTAGTTAATAACGAGCCTGCCAAAACAAGCTACAAGGTAAAAGAAGGCGATGTTATTATTGTCACACCTCCTGAAGTAGTTGAGCTAGACATAGTGGCAGAAAACTTAAACCTTGAAATCGTTTATGAAGACGAGGATGTATTAGTAGTGTATAAGCCAAGAGGTATGGTAGTTCATCCGGCTCCCGGACATCTTAGCGGTACGCTTGTTAATGGTCTTATGCATCAAATTAAGGACCTTTCTGGTATTAACGGAGTATTACGACCGGGAATTGTCCACCGTATTGACAAGGATACGACAGGCCTTTTAATGGTAGCTAAAAACGATGTTGCCCATGTTTCTTTAGTAGACCAACTTGTAAAGAAAACTGTTACTCGTAAATATACAGCACTTGTTCATGGCCACATTGCTCATGACAAAGGTACAATTGATGCACCGATTGGCCGAGACAAAAAAGAACGTCAAAACATGGCAGTCGTTGATAATGGTAAGCATGCTGTAACTCATTTCCGTGTATTAGAACGCTTTAACAAATATACTTTAGTGGAATGTCAGTTAGAAACTGGTAGAACACACCAAATCCGTGTTCATATGAAGTATATTGGTTATCCTTTAGCTGGGGATCCCAAATATGGTCCAAAGAAAACACTAAACTTTAATGGACAGGTTTTACATGCGGGAGTTCTTGGGTTTATACAGCCTAGAACCGGGGAATACTTAGAATTCTCATACCCACTACCAGAGGATTTCACGGATTTATTGCAAGATTTGAGAAAAACAGCATTGCCAAAAGAAGAATAG
- the lspA gene encoding signal peptidase II, translated as MWKFYGLAVFVIALDQWTKWLVVKNMTLGEQIMIWDPYFALLSHRNRGAAWGMLQGQIGFFAVVTIIVIAAIIYYFHKEAKGKPVFQVGLMLLLGGAIGNFIDRLWKGEVVDFVDVLIPIVNYDFPIFNIADAALTIGVVVVIIFILQEERAEKKKVK; from the coding sequence GTGTGGAAATTTTATGGACTAGCAGTATTTGTTATTGCCTTAGATCAATGGACAAAATGGCTTGTTGTTAAAAATATGACGCTTGGTGAGCAAATTATGATTTGGGACCCTTACTTTGCACTGCTTTCACATCGTAACCGTGGTGCCGCGTGGGGTATGCTCCAAGGACAAATAGGGTTTTTTGCGGTAGTTACTATAATTGTAATCGCTGCAATTATTTATTACTTCCATAAGGAAGCAAAAGGGAAACCTGTTTTTCAAGTAGGATTAATGCTTTTACTAGGTGGAGCAATTGGTAACTTTATAGATCGACTTTGGAAAGGCGAAGTAGTTGATTTTGTAGATGTGCTCATTCCAATTGTTAACTATGATTTTCCGATTTTTAATATTGCAGATGCTGCCCTGACTATAGGAGTTGTAGTAGTAATTATTTTTATACTACAAGAAGAACGAGCTGAAAAGAAAAAGGTGAAATAA
- the ileS gene encoding isoleucine--tRNA ligase, producing the protein MEYKDTLLMPKTDFPMRGNLPVKEVDIQAKWEEQDIYKKVLERTKDRPFFVLHDGPPYANGDIHIGHALNKVLKDMIVRHKSMTGYHAPYVPGWDTHGLPIEQALTNKGVKRKELSLAEFRKLCEDYAYQQIDNQRTQFKRLGVRGDWENPYVTLKPEFESRQIEVFGAMAKKGYIYKGLKPVYWSPSSESALAEAEIEYQDKKSPSIYVSFAVTDGKGVLEEGTKFIIWTTTPWTIPANLAISLHPRVEYVVVQANENKYVVAKDLVESVAAELGWEEYSIERTILGQEMDRLVAKHPLYDRDSLIILGEHVTTESGTGCVHTAPGHGEDDFYVGKAYGLDVLCPVDERGVMTAEAPGFEGLFYDTANKAITEALEEAGALEKLTFFTHSYPHDWRTKKPVIYRATPQWFASIEAFRDELLQSIRNTKFTPAWGETRLYNMIRDRGDWCISRQRVWGVPIPVFYAEDGEPILTEETIAHVSNLFREHGSNIWFEREAKDLLPEGFTHPHSPNGIFTKETDIMDVWFDSGSSYHGVLEERDDLVFPADLYLEGSDQYRGWFNSSLITSTAMHGHAPYKGLLSHGFILDGNGRKMSKSLGNVIVPAKVMNQLGADILRLWVASVDYTADVRVSDAIIKQVTEVYRKIRNTLRFLHGNISDFNPASNRVAFEDLREVDQYMYMKLQEVIKTVRAAYERYDFATVYHTVNNFVSGELSSFYLDIAKDVVYIYGADDKDRRAMQSVMYDTLSALLKLLTPILPHTTDELWAYLEHEKEESVQLTDMPDAVEYPAFEALAPKWEKIMELRDDVLKALEESRNAKTIGKSLEAKVTLYVSDEYKVLFDTDAIDFAQLFIVSKFVLGGSQSDAPANSLVLEHSSVVIEKADGEKCERCWTIAETVGESEAHPTLCTRCAEVVEKHYV; encoded by the coding sequence ATGGAGTACAAAGACACATTATTAATGCCAAAAACAGACTTTCCTATGCGAGGAAACCTACCGGTCAAAGAAGTAGATATCCAAGCAAAATGGGAAGAACAGGACATCTACAAGAAGGTTTTAGAAAGAACGAAAGATCGTCCATTTTTCGTCCTGCATGATGGTCCTCCGTATGCAAACGGTGATATTCATATTGGGCATGCTTTAAACAAAGTTCTAAAAGATATGATCGTTCGTCACAAATCAATGACTGGCTATCATGCTCCTTATGTGCCAGGCTGGGATACTCACGGACTTCCAATTGAACAGGCTTTAACAAACAAAGGTGTTAAGCGTAAAGAATTATCATTGGCTGAATTTAGAAAGCTATGTGAGGATTATGCCTATCAACAAATTGACAACCAACGTACTCAGTTTAAACGTTTGGGTGTGCGTGGAGATTGGGAAAATCCTTATGTGACTTTAAAGCCTGAATTTGAATCTCGCCAAATCGAGGTATTTGGTGCGATGGCTAAAAAGGGATACATTTATAAAGGATTGAAGCCTGTTTACTGGTCACCTTCAAGTGAATCAGCGTTAGCAGAGGCCGAAATTGAATATCAAGATAAAAAATCTCCATCCATTTATGTAAGCTTTGCTGTTACAGATGGTAAAGGGGTATTAGAAGAAGGTACCAAGTTTATTATTTGGACTACAACTCCATGGACAATTCCAGCAAACCTTGCTATTTCATTGCATCCACGAGTGGAGTATGTCGTAGTGCAAGCAAATGAAAATAAATATGTTGTAGCGAAAGACTTGGTAGAATCAGTGGCAGCTGAGCTGGGCTGGGAAGAGTATTCTATTGAACGTACAATTCTTGGTCAAGAAATGGACCGTCTAGTTGCTAAACATCCTTTGTATGACCGTGATTCTTTAATAATCCTAGGTGAACACGTAACTACTGAATCTGGTACTGGTTGTGTTCATACGGCACCAGGACACGGGGAAGATGACTTTTACGTAGGGAAAGCTTATGGTCTAGATGTGCTTTGTCCAGTAGATGAGCGTGGAGTAATGACAGCAGAAGCACCAGGCTTCGAAGGGTTATTCTATGATACAGCCAACAAAGCAATTACAGAAGCATTAGAAGAAGCAGGAGCATTAGAGAAACTTACATTCTTTACTCACTCATATCCACATGACTGGCGTACGAAAAAGCCTGTTATTTACCGTGCAACACCACAATGGTTTGCTTCAATTGAGGCATTTAGAGATGAATTATTACAATCTATCCGTAACACTAAATTTACACCAGCATGGGGCGAAACGCGTTTATATAATATGATTCGTGACCGTGGAGATTGGTGTATATCTCGTCAGCGTGTATGGGGTGTGCCAATTCCAGTGTTTTACGCAGAGGATGGAGAACCGATTTTAACAGAGGAAACAATTGCTCATGTATCAAATCTTTTCCGTGAGCATGGTTCGAATATTTGGTTTGAAAGAGAAGCGAAAGACTTGCTTCCTGAAGGATTCACACATCCACATAGCCCAAATGGTATCTTTACAAAAGAGACAGATATTATGGACGTTTGGTTTGACTCTGGATCTTCCTACCATGGTGTTTTAGAAGAACGTGATGATTTGGTATTCCCAGCAGACTTATATTTAGAAGGTTCTGACCAATATCGTGGGTGGTTTAACTCTTCTTTAATCACAAGTACAGCTATGCATGGTCATGCACCATACAAAGGGCTACTAAGTCACGGATTTATTTTAGACGGAAATGGTCGTAAAATGAGTAAATCACTAGGAAATGTAATTGTTCCTGCAAAAGTAATGAACCAGTTAGGTGCTGACATTTTACGACTATGGGTTGCTTCAGTAGACTATACTGCTGACGTTCGAGTTTCAGATGCAATTATTAAGCAAGTGACAGAGGTATATCGTAAAATCCGTAATACACTTCGCTTCTTACATGGGAACATCAGTGATTTCAATCCAGCAAGCAATCGTGTGGCATTTGAAGATTTACGTGAAGTAGATCAATACATGTACATGAAATTACAAGAAGTTATTAAGACTGTTAGAGCAGCTTATGAGCGCTATGATTTTGCGACCGTTTATCACACAGTAAATAACTTCGTATCTGGAGAGTTAAGCTCGTTCTATTTAGATATTGCAAAAGATGTTGTATATATTTATGGAGCAGATGACAAAGATCGTCGTGCAATGCAATCCGTCATGTATGATACACTTTCAGCTTTATTGAAACTGTTAACTCCAATTCTTCCCCATACAACAGATGAGCTTTGGGCTTATTTGGAGCATGAGAAGGAAGAAAGTGTCCAATTAACTGACATGCCAGATGCTGTTGAATACCCAGCTTTCGAAGCTCTTGCTCCTAAGTGGGAAAAAATCATGGAACTACGTGATGATGTTCTTAAAGCGCTTGAGGAATCTCGTAATGCGAAGACAATTGGTAAATCATTAGAAGCAAAAGTTACGTTATATGTTAGTGATGAATATAAAGTATTGTTCGATACTGATGCAATTGACTTTGCACAATTATTTATCGTATCTAAGTTTGTTCTGGGAGGCTCCCAATCTGATGCTCCAGCAAACAGTTTAGTGCTTGAGCATTCATCTGTTGTAATAGAAAAAGCAGATGGTGAAAAATGTGAACGCTGCTGGACTATTGCTGAAACAGTAGGAGAAAGCGAAGCTCACCCGACTTTATGTACTCGTTGTGCAGAAGTTGTAGAAAAACATTACGTATAA
- a CDS encoding DivIVA domain-containing protein: MPLTPLDIHNKEFSKGFRGYNEDEVNEFLDQIMKDLEILIKEKKELELKLKSSSEKVGHFTTIEETLHKSIVVAQEAAEEVRRNSQKEAKLIVKEAEKNADRIVNEALSKARRIALEIEELKKQSKVFRNRFKMLVEAQLDLINTDDWNHLMEYDVDSTAVDRISATEE; this comes from the coding sequence ATGCCACTAACACCACTTGATATACATAACAAAGAGTTCAGTAAAGGATTCAGAGGTTATAACGAAGATGAAGTAAACGAATTTCTGGATCAAATCATGAAAGACTTAGAGATACTCATCAAAGAAAAAAAAGAGTTAGAGCTTAAATTGAAGTCATCTAGTGAAAAGGTTGGCCATTTCACCACTATAGAAGAAACCTTACATAAATCCATAGTTGTTGCCCAAGAGGCTGCTGAGGAAGTAAGACGAAACTCTCAAAAAGAAGCAAAGCTTATTGTAAAAGAGGCAGAAAAAAATGCAGACCGTATTGTCAATGAAGCTCTATCTAAAGCTCGGAGAATTGCTTTAGAAATAGAGGAATTGAAGAAACAGTCTAAAGTGTTTAGAAATCGCTTTAAAATGCTAGTAGAGGCTCAATTAGATCTTATTAATACAGACGATTGGAATCATTTGATGGAGTATGATGTAGATTCTACTGCTGTCGATCGTATTTCTGCTACAGAGGAATAA
- a CDS encoding YlmH/Sll1252 family protein, with product MEHLLQHFRKEEQPFIEQTVSMMREVEDRYAPKLTDFLDPRQQFIVESIRGQYEIIESSSAGALEDAERKRILLYPSYFEPAESDYNMTVVEVKYPQKFVTLKHQDVLGSMMSLGIDRSKFGDIRVEEGSIQFVVATEVLDYVRANFVSIGKVKVHMEVVEDPANYFRQQEIWTSENHTVSSLRLDTVISSIFNISRQKSASIIQGGKVKVNFTVKEQTSLELQELDLISVRGFGRLKLLMIEGRTKKDKIRLQIGRLEPKK from the coding sequence ATGGAACATTTATTACAGCATTTTAGGAAAGAAGAGCAACCTTTTATCGAGCAAACGGTTAGTATGATGAGAGAGGTTGAGGATCGTTATGCGCCAAAGCTAACGGATTTCTTAGACCCAAGACAACAATTTATCGTGGAGTCTATACGTGGGCAATATGAAATAATTGAGTCTAGCTCTGCTGGTGCTTTAGAGGACGCGGAGAGAAAAAGGATACTACTTTATCCCTCGTATTTCGAACCAGCGGAATCTGATTATAATATGACCGTAGTGGAAGTAAAATATCCACAAAAATTTGTAACATTAAAGCATCAAGATGTACTCGGTTCGATGATGTCCTTAGGGATTGATCGAAGTAAGTTTGGTGATATTCGTGTGGAGGAAGGATCTATTCAGTTTGTAGTTGCTACAGAGGTTCTTGACTACGTTAGAGCAAATTTCGTCAGTATTGGTAAGGTTAAAGTTCATATGGAAGTAGTAGAAGATCCGGCTAATTATTTTAGACAGCAAGAAATATGGACTTCTGAAAATCATACGGTTAGCTCTTTAAGGCTGGATACAGTTATCTCATCTATTTTCAATATTTCTCGGCAAAAATCTGCTTCTATCATTCAAGGTGGAAAAGTAAAGGTCAATTTCACTGTAAAAGAACAAACATCCTTAGAGTTACAGGAGTTAGATCTCATCTCTGTAAGAGGATTTGGTCGATTAAAGTTATTGATGATTGAAGGGAGAACAAAAAAAGACAAAATTAGACTGCAAATTGGTAGATTAGAGCCAAAAAAGTGA
- a CDS encoding YggT family protein, giving the protein MDLILFLLAQLVQIYSFALIIYIFMSWVPNVKESTVGQFLGRICEPYLEPFRKIIPPIGMIDISPIVAIFVLNIAMRGIISLGHYI; this is encoded by the coding sequence ATGGATTTGATTTTATTTTTATTGGCACAATTAGTACAAATTTACTCATTTGCGTTGATTATTTATATCTTTATGTCATGGGTACCTAATGTGAAAGAATCTACGGTAGGACAATTTTTAGGGAGAATATGTGAGCCCTACTTAGAGCCCTTTCGTAAGATTATCCCACCAATAGGTATGATTGATATTTCACCGATTGTTGCTATATTTGTTCTTAATATAGCTATGAGAGGGATTATATCTCTAGGTCATTACATTTAA
- a CDS encoding cell division protein SepF: protein MSMKNWVKNFFYLEEDEDTTTPQQPRTQNRAVEPEQVRQQPVKSSYPKERKFNAAPKETAATNLVSIQNMQKSSKVILIEPRVYAEAQDISEHLKNKKAVIVNLQRIDKEQGIRIIDFLSGTVYALGGDIQRIGTDIFLCAPDSVEVAGSISDYYYNDLD from the coding sequence ATGAGTATGAAGAATTGGGTAAAAAACTTCTTCTATTTAGAAGAGGATGAAGATACTACAACACCTCAGCAACCTAGAACACAAAATCGTGCAGTAGAACCAGAACAAGTACGACAACAGCCAGTAAAATCATCATATCCTAAAGAACGCAAATTTAATGCTGCTCCTAAGGAAACTGCTGCTACGAATCTTGTCAGTATTCAAAATATGCAAAAGTCCTCAAAGGTAATTTTAATTGAACCGAGAGTCTATGCTGAGGCACAAGACATTTCAGAGCATTTAAAGAACAAAAAAGCAGTTATAGTTAATTTACAACGTATTGACAAGGAACAAGGAATTAGAATAATCGACTTTTTAAGTGGAACAGTATATGCTTTAGGTGGAGACATTCAAAGAATAGGAACAGATATATTCTTATGTGCCCCTGATTCGGTAGAAGTAGCGGGCTCAATATCGGATTACTACTACAACGATCTAGATTAA
- a CDS encoding YggS family pyridoxal phosphate-dependent enzyme, whose product MSNVHNNLINIQKHIEEACVRSNRNFDDVTLIAVTKEVSVERTEEVIQNEILHLGENRPEGLKRKLEAISANVKWHYIGSLQTRKVKSVINEIDYLHSLDRKSLAEEIEKRADNVKNCFVQVNVSEEQSKHGLSMEEAELFIDTLKDYSHIRVVGLMTMAPNTEDKALIRNVFRSLKELQLRIAAKQLPHAPCKELSMGMSGDYEIAIEEGATFIRIGTALVGKDKEDE is encoded by the coding sequence ATGTCAAATGTTCATAATAATTTAATTAACATTCAAAAGCATATTGAAGAAGCCTGTGTACGCTCTAATCGAAATTTTGACGATGTAACACTTATTGCTGTTACAAAGGAAGTTTCAGTAGAACGTACGGAGGAAGTTATTCAAAATGAAATATTGCATCTTGGAGAAAATAGACCTGAAGGACTTAAAAGAAAATTAGAAGCTATTTCAGCTAACGTAAAATGGCACTACATAGGCTCATTGCAAACTAGGAAAGTAAAATCGGTAATCAATGAGATAGATTATTTGCACTCCTTAGATCGTAAAAGCTTGGCCGAGGAAATTGAAAAAAGAGCAGACAATGTTAAAAATTGCTTTGTTCAAGTGAATGTTTCTGAGGAACAATCCAAGCATGGTCTATCTATGGAAGAAGCTGAATTGTTTATTGACACTCTTAAGGATTATTCACATATACGTGTAGTCGGTCTAATGACAATGGCACCGAATACGGAAGATAAGGCTTTAATACGAAACGTTTTCCGTAGCTTAAAAGAGCTTCAACTAAGAATTGCTGCAAAACAACTTCCACACGCCCCATGTAAGGAGCTATCCATGGGTATGTCCGGAGATTACGAAATAGCTATTGAAGAGGGAGCTACATTTATACGAATAGGAACAGCATTAGTCGGCAAAGACAAGGAGGATGAATGA
- a CDS encoding YlmC/YmxH family sporulation protein codes for MKFSDAQQKEVIEANSGQLLGFIVDAEIDKETGHIISFIVETNGAYPTFFNKKRETKKISVQNIAVIGKDVIIVAKNRE; via the coding sequence TTGAAGTTTTCAGATGCGCAACAAAAAGAAGTCATTGAGGCTAATTCAGGGCAATTACTGGGCTTTATAGTGGATGCAGAAATAGATAAAGAAACAGGTCATATCATTTCCTTTATTGTAGAAACTAATGGGGCATACCCCACATTTTTCAATAAAAAAAGGGAAACGAAAAAAATTAGCGTACAAAATATAGCTGTTATTGGAAAAGATGTAATAATTGTTGCTAAAAACAGAGAATAG